The DNA segment AATTATACACATATTAATCAAATATTCAATTCAATATTTGTTCAATGTATTTTCTGTAACATGTTTTTAACTCTAATTCTTTGATATATATCACATTTTGTATTTGACTTTATATTAATTCTCAATCTAGTCTGACAAAACTTTCAATTACACCTCATTTTTTTTGGACAATATCTACCTCAATAGCATTTTCAATAGTATTATGCACATTTCAATTAAGAAAACAATAAAACCAAAAGGGAAGCAACTATTAAGTCACACTGTCGATATTTTAAATCTAAGTATTTAACATATGTTACAATAATTGATCATTGATTCAAAATAACAACATCAATAAAAATGCATTCACAATGAATATTCTTTATGTCGCAACCTTTACCATCTCTTTTCTAATTTTAGGAAATCTGATTTCTACACCCTCCTCAATCTACTCATCTTCATTAAACACTTTTACTCAACTAGCATATGGTAGTATTAATTCAACCAATACAACAACTAATTCGACTATAACTACCAATGCAAATTATACGGAATTAGAGCAAAACACAAAAGCATTTTTACTTGACATGAAAGCAAAAAACAATCCTCCAATAAACTCTTTACCACCAAATGAAGCTAGAGCAGCTTTATATGGACTTCAATCTTCCTATCCTGCTACCATTCCTGAAGTATCAGCAGTAGAACACCTTACAATTCCTGTGGGTAGCAATAATGAAACTATCGCTATTCAAATTGTCAGACCTGTAGGAATTGATTCGAGTCAACAACCTACACCCGTTGTGATGTATTTTCATGGTGGTGGATGGGTGCTAGGAGGCTTTGACACACATGAAAGATTGATAAAAGAGCTAGCGAACGCTGCCAATGTTACAGTTGTTTACGTCAACTACACTCTTTCCCCCGAAGCCAAATTTCCTCAAGCTCTAGAAGAAGCCTATGCGGCTACAAAATGGGTTGCTGATAATGGTCAAAGTATAAATGTTAATTCAACTAAATTAGGTGTAGCTGGCGATAGTGCAGGTGGTAACATGGCTACTGCAGTTACAATGCTGGCTAAAGAACGAGACTATCCTTTCATCTCACTACAAGCTCTCTTCTATCCAGTGACTGATGTGAATTTCAACACCACCTCTTATGAGAAATTCCAAAAAGGTTATCATCTTACTCGTGATGCCATGATATGGTTCTGGAACAACTACCTGGACAACCAAACAACAAATATTAAAGATCCACTAGTATCTCCATTGCAAGCATCTATTTCACAATTACAGGGTTTACCACCTGCATTAGTAATCACAGATGA comes from the Candidatus Nitrosocosmicus arcticus genome and includes:
- a CDS encoding alpha/beta hydrolase, which translates into the protein MIQNNNINKNAFTMNILYVATFTISFLILGNLISTPSSIYSSSLNTFTQLAYGSINSTNTTTNSTITTNANYTELEQNTKAFLLDMKAKNNPPINSLPPNEARAALYGLQSSYPATIPEVSAVEHLTIPVGSNNETIAIQIVRPVGIDSSQQPTPVVMYFHGGGWVLGGFDTHERLIKELANAANVTVVYVNYTLSPEAKFPQALEEAYAATKWVADNGQSINVNSTKLGVAGDSAGGNMATAVTMLAKERDYPFISLQALFYPVTDVNFNTTSYEKFQKGYHLTRDAMIWFWNNYLDNQTTNIKDPLVSPLQASISQLQGLPPALVITDENDVLRDEGEAYAHKLMEAGVPVASVRYLGTIHDFMMLNALANTPAVEEAISQAASIINKVLYS